From Penicillium psychrofluorescens genome assembly, chromosome: 6, one genomic window encodes:
- a CDS encoding uncharacterized protein (ID:PFLUO_008855-T1.cds;~source:funannotate): MDLDSGDSPWGDEPSHFKSDQVRSKPMTEEEAAAELQADSGPAVRSPPTRRAPRGTRKISAQATRLEAVDNTVDPLGPLGEPPSETTPTTDEAPAPPQKEPFAARGARPLSSPSQASSGGMGDSVNPDEDVGGFRGPPPVQLPVDAEGTKRQSQPSVSVEQAAKPTFDINVGDPHKVGDLTSSHIVYQVRTKTTSKAYRVPEFAVSRRYRDFLWLYNSLHTSNPGVVVAPPPEKQAVGRFDTNFVESRRAALERMLNKIAAHPILQHDADLKIFLESEAFTVDVKNKENREPDIGQSKGMLSSFGISVGGGGKFVEHDDWFHDRKIYLDALENQLKGLLKAIDTVVAQRKGLAEAAGDFSGSLHALAEVELSPALSTPLEGLSELQLRIRELYERQAQQDVLTLGITIDEYIRLIGSVKMAFSQRQKAFHSWHGAESDLQKRKHTQDKLLRQGKTQQDRLNQVNADVADAERKVHQTRLLFEDMGRLMRNELQRFEKEKVEDFKSGVETFLESAVEGQKELIELWETFLLQLDAGEEGLPYYVPPSTAGESVEGSAPASATGEPAAVAAEDES; the protein is encoded by the exons ATGGATCTCGATTCTGGTGATTCCCCTTGGGGCG ATGAGCCCTCTCACTTCAAAAGCGACCAGGTCCGATCGAAACCAATgactgaggaggagg CGGCCGCCGAACTCCAGGCCGACAGCGGGCCCGCGGTCCGTTCGCCGCCCACCAGACGAGCCCCGCGAGGCACACGCAAGATCAGTGCCCAGGCCACACGACTAGAAGCCGTCGATAATACCGTTGATCCGCTCGGCCCGCTGGGAGAACCTCCCTCCGAGACTACTCCAACTACCGACGAAGCCCCAGCACCGCCTCAGAAGGAACCTTTCGCTGCACGCGGCGCGCGTCCACTGTCGTCGCCCTCTCAAGCTTCCAGTGGGGGAATGGGAGACTCGGTCAATCCAGACGAGGATGTTGGAGGATTCCGAGGCCCCCCACCCGTGCAACTGCCGGTGGATGCCGAGGGCACAAAGCGACAATCACAGCCCAGTGTCAGCGTGGAACAAGCCGCGAAGCCGACATTTGACATCAATGTGGGAGATCCGCACAAAGTGGGAGATCTCACGAGCAGTCACATCGTCTATCAAGTCCGGACAAAG ACCACATCCAAGGCATACCGCGTGCCTGAATTCGCCGTCAGCCGGCGATACCGTGACTTCCTTTGGCTTTATAACTCTCTACACACCAGTAACCCGGGAGTGGTTGTTGCGCCTCCGCCCGAGAAGCAGGCCGTTGGCCGGTTCGACACGAACTTCGTCGAGTCCCGCAGAGCTGCACTTGAACGGATGCTGAACAAGATTGCGGCTCATCCGATCCTTCAACATGACGCGGATTTGAAAATCTTCCTGGAGAGTGAGGCGTTCACCGTTGATGTCAAGAACAAAGAGAACCGGGAGCCCGATATTGGCCAGAGCAAGGGCATGCTGAGCTCGTTTGGCATCTCcgtcggaggaggaggcaAGTTCGTGGAGCACGACGAT TGGTTCCACGATCGCAAAATCTATCTTGATGCTTTGGAGAACCAATTGAAAGGGCTCCTAAAAGCTATTGATACGGTAGTTGCGCAGCGCAAGGGTCTTGCTGAAGCAGCGGGCGACTTTTCGGGCTCCCTTCACGCCTTGGCCGAGGTCGAGCTGTCTCCCGCGCTGTCGACCCCGCTGGAAGGGTTGTCAGAACTGCAGCTGCGCATTCGCGAGTTATACGAGCGTCAGGCGCAGCAGGACGTTCTGACGCTCGGGATCACGATCGACGAATACATCCGCCTGATTGGCAGCGTCAAGATGGCATTTTCACAGCGGCAAAAGGCCTTCCACAGCTGGCATGGCGCCGAGTCAGATTTGCAAAAACGCAAGCACACGCAAGACAAGTTGTTGCGCCAAGGCAAGACTCAGCAAGACCGACTGAACCAGGTCAATGCCGATGTGGCCGATGCAGAGCGCAAGGTCCACCAGACACGGCTTTTGTTTGAGGATATGGGTCGGTTGATGCGGAATGAGTTACAGAGgttcgagaaggagaaggtggaggaTTTTAAGTCTGGCGTGGAGACATTTTTGGAGAGTGCCGTCGAGGGTCAGAAGGAG TTAATTGAGCTCTGGGAGACATTCCTATTGCAACTGGacgccggcgaagaaggcctTCCCTACTACGTCCCTCCGTCGACGGCTGGCGAGAGCGTCGAGGGATCTGCCCCGGCGTCTGCTACCGGCGAACCAgccgccgtggccgcggAAGATGAGTCGTGA
- a CDS encoding uncharacterized protein (ID:PFLUO_008854-T1.cds;~source:funannotate), which translates to MSDTTHNDHLVQSTDPDHPANLIPDLCRKFYNWGWVTGTGGGTSIRQGDHIFIAPSGVQKELIQPHNIFVIQWPTKKYPATERNYIRKPLKLNPSACTPLFLTAFEQGAGCCIHTHSQWAVLVTLLVEREKGPDACFEISNIEQIKGIPRGKGKGMLGFFDTLRIPIIENTAFEEDLTAGLEAAMNQYPDTYAVLVRRHGIYVWGDDVAKAKTQCESLDYLFQLAVEMHKLGLPWVK; encoded by the exons ATGTCCGACACCACCCACAACGACCATCTGGTCCAGTCCACGGATCCGGACCACCCGGCCAACCTAATCCCCGACCTCTGTCGCAAGTTCTACAATTGGGGTTGGGTCACCGGCACTGGTGGGGGC ACCTCCATCCGCCAGGGCGACcacatcttcatcgcccCCTCCGGGGTCCAGAAGGAACTGATCCAGCCGCACaacatcttcgtcatccAATGGCCCACCAAGAAGTACCCAGCCACCGAGCGCAACTACATTCGCAAACCGCTCAAGCTCAACCCCTCAGCCTGCACGCCGTTGTTCCTCACCGCTTTTGAACAGGGCGCCGGCTGCTGCATCCACACCCACTCGCAATGGGCCGTCCTGGTGacgctgctggtggagcgggagaaggGTCCCGATGCCTGCTTTGAGATTAGCAACATCGAGCAGATCAAGGGGATTCCGcgcggcaagggcaagggcatGCTGGGCTTCTTCGATACGCTGCGCATTCCCATTATCGAGAACACGGCCTTCGAGGAGGACCTGACCGCTGGTCTGGAGGCCGCCATGAACCAGTACCCGGATACCTACGCGGTGCTGGTTCGTCGACATGGAAT CTACGTCTGGGGAGACGAtgtggccaaggccaagacTCAGTGTGAGAGTCTGGACTATCTGTTCCAGCTGGCGGTGGAAATGCACAAGCTGGGCCTTCCCTGGGTGAAATAG
- a CDS encoding uncharacterized protein (ID:PFLUO_008856-T1.cds;~source:funannotate) encodes MSMHISLRRTAATLTTTTTPLLPGSSSSSTTGAATTFICSQCRHATLLRRPKRPYTFTQLITLSDGSTFTHRTTSPAPVYRSTRDTRNSLLWNPSSSKLMNVEEDEAGRLAAFRARFGRSWDANSPAAEPSSISAAPGAKGEKTAADVKADEEAARAARAQAQAEQEEEDNLLDLISSFGQDEPQHGPGSGSGKKK; translated from the coding sequence ATGTCAATGCAcatctccctccgccgcacGGCGGCCACACTCACCACGACAACAACACCACTCCTCCCGGgatcctcatcatcatccaccaccggCGCCGCAACAACCTTCATCTGCTCTCAATGCCGCCACGCAACGCTCCTCCGGCGCCCGAAGCGTCCCTACACCTTCACGCAATTAATTACTCTCTCGGACGGTAGCACATTCACGCACCGCACCACCTCGCCAGCACCCGTCTACCGCTCCACGCGCGACACGCGCAACTCGCTCCTGTGGAACCCGTCCAGCAGCAAGCTGATGAatgtggaagaggatgaggccgGCCGACTGGCTGCGTTCCGTGCGCGCTTTGGTCGCAGTTGGGATGCTAATTCGCCGGCTGCAGAACCTAGCTCTATCTCTGCTGCTCCTGGTGCAAAGGGGGAGAAGACGGCCGCCGATGTTAAGGCGGATGAAGAAGCTGCGAGGGCAGCTAGGGCGCAGGCgcaggccgagcaggaggaggaggataATTTGTTGGACTTGATTAGTTCGTTTGGGCAGGACGAGCCTCAGCATGGGCCTGGGTCGGGgtctgggaagaagaaataa
- a CDS encoding uncharacterized protein (ID:PFLUO_008860-T1.cds;~source:funannotate), translating into MPRSSAAARKNQNNRHDNGLVGPGKKVTKQKSSSQLNGSPGSGSASPGASAHHDLSSSRSTSDPVVTLPAVAASKGADGTRADDSVRGPVNGHGKAADMACGQANGNGAMLQNGSIAGHASRNGVSKRSGSNASINPLQLASTILKSCPMYDTIAILIFLLQLPPMVLTLVQFLFASLTFLPPSGAAAGSLSSNFDIFQGPAGTPSLGTMIAMDGFCLLFWGLFMWTWAQNFAIDLAHVQVAITLGGGGSGKNGGGNALCVGIVLLLHIIRSKGIQDFVTGHLVSAKLFSPDLLSQYSHLLPAEFRRSEGQASPSWIRSLLAVHILAQAGTAMARRSMAKNRSPAPPRAGKRGDPEASAGSQNQADSALESAASVSSSFVGPDGQFMISKEGKDRLTSAKKRRRQANQVRSRQPFWAALASTKVTVMREYEHSRTLSKTTRGNTMTEEDLQGISLDDGLVWITDVDSSSIKFAAGDLAIDDPTVSGTCETGHLEGEMEPFYVCVNGALWATATLCRVSDTTKGAGVVQWRGEISGLAPNCAYTCSFIRSDTNEEICVMSVKTPAPADTEQVVSAIPTPLQPPYRPSSPTTTLRNSIVNAEAKLNEKRSRLKKAKSDHKVVISKIRKELENYNHRLQSGTDENRQKQRSLQLERNIRQTEEATAVLEVQLDTLETVPEEEMAQWSAQKAEFERELELLNSAKEELASARSEANQEVQSLQSELNLTVQKRERLQSRRTRLNEQYERIISANAQGLNERERRAAEQFAREQDHAKLEATFQEQFNSITHSVQDHQMRISHLWQQASSIEQSIQQHQQQMLLDTGPLTPEGNLPGTNPPLETSESSTTTALTGRSLLALSFPPARSSPLQNVSSLVDATSSQPASPAQTSFPPQLPVSPFGNSYFGSDVNNRDRSFSNRSARSSQNESEFFDASNRLPSHQVDLSELLAEQGKSSGSDGNGSLSHISRPVLSPFQRAASRGSGTASGSGGSGSGSGHSSPAHH; encoded by the exons ATGCCACGCTCATCTGCTGCGGCTAGGAAGAATCAGAACAATCGGCACGacaatggcctcgtcggTCCCGGGAAGAAAGTAACCAAGCAAAAGTCAAGCAGCCAGCTGAACGGCAGCCCTGGCAGCGGTTCTGCAAGCCCGGGCGCGTCCGCTCACCACGATCTGTCGTCGTCTCGTTCCACCAGCGACCCGGTGGTAACGCTTCCGGCAGTTGCGGCAAGCAAAGGCGCGGACGGGACCAGGGCGGATGACAGTGTGCGCGGGCCGGTAAATGGGCACGGCAAGGCCGCGGACATGGCGTGTGGACAAGCCAACGGAAACGGTGCGATGCTGCAGAATGGCAGCATCGCCGGCCACGCCTCTCGCAATGGAGTCTCGAAACGGTCGGGCTCGAACGCGTCCATCAACCCGCTGCAGCTCGCTTCGACCATCCTCAAGTCGTGCCCCATGTACGACACGATCGCCATCttgatttttcttctacAGCTTCCGCCAATGGTCCTGACCCTCGTTCAGTTCTTGTTCGCTTCCCTGACCTTCCTGCCCCCGAgtggcgccgccgccggttCCTTGTCGTCCAATTTCGATATTTTCCAGGGTCCGGCCGGCACGCCCTCTCTGGGCACGATGATCGCGATGGATGGGTTCTGCCTCCTATTCTGGGGCCTATTCATGTGGACGTGGGCGCAAAACTTTGCCATCGATCTTGCGCATGTCCAGGTCGCGATTACGCTCGGTGGCGGAGGGTCCGGAAAGAACGGTGGGGGCAATGCCCTCTGTGTCGGGATtgttctgcttcttcatATTATTCGCAGCAAAGGCATCCAAGATTTTGTGACCGGGCATCTTGTGTCTGCCAAACTCTTCAGCCCGGATCTATTGTCTCAATACTCACACTTGTTACCCGCCGAGTTCCGACGCTCCGAAGGACAGGCATCGCCCAGTTGGATTCGGAGTCTTCTTGCGGTTCACATCCTGGCACAAGCGGGCACTGCGATGGCAAGACGGTCGATGGCGAAGAATCGGTCGCCGGCACCACCGCGGGCCGGCAAGCGCGGGGACCCCGAAGCGTCGGCTGGTTCGCAAAACCAGGCCGACTCGGCCCTCGAATCTGCTGCCAGTGTTTCATCTTCTTTCGTCGGGCCCGATGGCCAGTTCATGATCAgcaaggagggcaaggatcGTTTGACCTCTGCCAAGAAACGCAGACGACAAGCCAACCAGGTCCGAAGCCGTCAACCGTTTTGGGCCGCCCTCGCCAGCACCAAAGTCACGGTCATGCGAGAATACGAACATTCACGGACATTATCCAAGACAACTCGTGGTAATACGATGACTGAGGAGGACCTTCAGGGTATCTCTCTCGACGATGGCTTGGTATGGATTACGGATGTGGACAGTTCTTCTATCAAGTTTGCCGCGGGCGATCTTGCCATCGATGATCCAACCGTCTCCGGTACCTGCGAGACCGGCCATCTGGAAGGCGAAATGGAACCGTTTTACGTCTGCGTCAATGGGGCTTTGTGGGCCACGGCAACGCTATGCAGGGTCTCGGATACTACCAAGGGAGCGGGAGTGGTCCAGTGGCGGGGCGAGATCTCCGGACTTGCCCCCAACTGTGCCTACACCTGCTCATTTATCCGCAGCGATACGAACGAGGAAATCTGTGTCATGAGTGTCAAGactcctgcgccagctgaCACAGAGCAAG TTGTATCTGCGATCCCAACTCCCCTACAGCCTCCCTACCGACCCTCTTCTCCTACGACAACGCTGAGGAACTCCATTGTCAACGCAGAGGCCAAACTCAATGAGAAGCGCTCTCGACTCAAAAAGGCAAAGAGCGATCACAAAGTCGTGATTTCAAAGATCCggaaggagctggagaattACAACCATCGTCTCCAAAGTGGTACAGATGAGAACCGACAAAAGCAGCGGTCGCTCCAATTGGAGCGGAACATTCGACAGACGGAGGAAGCTACTGCGGTGCTGGAGGTTCAACTCGATACCTTGGAAACGGtgccggaggaagagatggcgCAGTGGTCTGCCCAAAAGGCCGAATTTGAGCGCGAGCTCGAACTCCTCAATTCAGCCAAGGAAGAACTAGCTTCCGCGCGCTCTGAGGCCAACCAGGAAGTGCAATCGTTGCAGTCAGAGTTGAACCTGACGGTCCAAAAGCGGGAGCGCCTTCAAAGCCGCCGCACACGACTGAACGAGCAGTATGAGCGTATCATCTCGGCCAACGCGCAAGGGTTGAACGAAAGAGAACGCCGTGCGGCAGAGCAGTTTGCAAGAGAGCAGGACCATGCCAAGCTGGAAGCCACTTTCCAAGAGCAGTTCAACAGCATCACCCACTCCGTGCAGGATCACCAGATGCGGATCAGTCATCTCTGGCAGCAGGCGTCTAGCATTGAGCAGTccatccagcagcaccagcagcagatgcTCTTGGACACAGGACCCCTTACGCCCGAGGGTAACTTGCCCGGCACCAACCCACCCCTGGAAACCAGCGAGTCGTCCACAACGACTGCCCTCACTGGCCGGTCCCTGCTGGCTCTGAGCTTCCCGCCGGCAAGGTCGAGTCCTCTGCAAAATGTGTCTTCCCTCGTTGACGCTACGTCGTCGCAACCAGCGAGTCCAGCTCAAACATCGTTCCCGCCGCAGCTTCCGGTGTCTCCGTTCGGCAACTCATACTTCGGGTCGGATGTCAACAACCGTGATCGATCGTTTTCCAATCGCTCCGCTCGCAGCAGTCAGAACGAGTCCGAGTTTTTCGACGCCAGCAACCGGCTTCCTTCTCATCAGGTTGATCTCTCCGAGCTACTCGCCGAACAGGGCAAGAGCTCTGGGTCCGATGGAAACGGGTCTCTCAGCCATATCAGTCGCCCTGTCCTGAGCCCATTCCAGCGTGCAGCAAGCCGGGGAAGTGGAACCGCTAGTGGCAGCGGCGGTAGCGGGAGCGGAAGCGGCCATTCGAGTCCGGCACACCATTAA
- a CDS encoding uncharacterized protein (ID:PFLUO_008857-T1.cds;~source:funannotate): MKLLLPRSAVWRIPNLNSWAPTYLRSSISLQAGVDSRQPWRSRRYTSDAAASLQETRAAQETKPPTTTTPGTTSTTASSLSLPDQVRLLMRRVPYPVAIITATDPSGPPDTSAFRGMTVSSFNTISLSPQPVISFNVRRPSETLNALLASGRFLVHLLSPGPATATLARDFSKGNTTLASMLGGHEDFEFDGLAADAETGSESERPLPILRRRNAITPSVDFPFVFECALHPHQIDIHDHSIILGTVIRTIQSVDTALASTEEGDSEDLPDQLCLTYANTRFWKMGRQL, translated from the exons ATGAAGCTCCTACTTCCGCGAAGCGCGGTCTGGA GGATACCAAATCTGAACTCGTGGGCTCCTACGTACCTGCGgtcttccatctccctccAAGCCGGTGTTGATAGCCGCCAACCATGGCGCTCCCGCCGGTACACCAGCGACGCCGCAGCGTCTTTACAAGAAACTagagctgcgcaagaaaCAAAACCTCCAACTACGACCACTCCAGGTACTACAAGTACCACCGCCTCCTCATTATCATTACCCGATCAAGTCCGTCTGCTCATGCGCCGAGTCCCATACCCCGTCGCTATCATCACGGCCACCGACCCCTCCGGCCCGCCCGACACAAGCGCATTCCGCGGAATGACCGTCTCATCCTTCAATACTATCAGTCTCTCTCCACAGCCTGTGATCTCATTCAACGTGCGGCGACCCTCAGAGACATTAAACGCCTTGCTCGCCTCGGGACGGTTCTTGGTGCATCTGCTCTCCCCGGGCCCCGCGACGGCGACACTAGCCCGGGACTTTTCAAAGGGGAATACCACTCTCGCGTCCATGCTGGGCGGTCACGAAGACTTTGAGTTTGATGGGTTAGCGGCTGATGCCGAGACGGGGAGTGAATCGGAACGACCGCTGCCCATTCTTCGGCGAAGAAATGCTATAACCCCAAGTGTTGACTTCCCCTTCGTATTTGAGTGTGCCCTCCACCCGCACCAGATCGATATCCATGATCATTCGATTATTCTAGGAACTGTTATCCGCACGATCCAGAGCGTCGATACCGCACTGGCATCCACCGAGGAGGGCGATTCGGAAGACCTGCCAGACCAGCTGTGTTTGACATATGCGAACACGCGGTTCTGGAAGATGGGCCGTCAGCTCTGA
- a CDS encoding uncharacterized protein (ID:PFLUO_008853-T1.cds;~source:funannotate): MRFSTALTSALVSSATLLGYACAEEEAAPDATQDIIDKPTFTPTTLKAPFLEQFTEGWESRWKASNAKKDDPKSDEDWAYVGEWAVEEPTVLKGMEGDKGLVVKNAAAHHAISAKFPKKIDNKGKTLVVQYEVKPQNSLVCGGAYLKLLQENKKLHQEEFSNGTPYVIMFGPDKCGATNKVHFIFRHKNPKTGEYEEKHLKTPPVARTSKVTSLYTLIVKPDQTFEILVNGESVSEGNLLEHFTPSVNPEKEIDDPKDKKPADWVDEAQIPDPEATKPEDWDEEAPFEIVDEEATMPEDWLVDEPSSIPDPEAEKPEDWDEEEDGDWIPPTVPNPKCSENSGCGVWTAPMIKNPEYKGKWAAPLIENPAYKGVWAPRKIANPGYFEDKAPANFEPMGAIGFEIWTMQNDILFDNIYVGHSVEDAEKLRKETFDVKFPIEEAEEEATRPKPETPEAEGPSVSFKEDPVNFVLQKVDQFVALAKENPVEAVKAVPEVAGGLIAILATMVFIIVSAIGASSPAPAPAKKDKQAGGKEKADATSSSADTGKSGATKRSTRSSAE; encoded by the exons ATGCGCTTCTCCACCGCGCTCACGTCCGCGCTGGTCTCCTCGGCTACCCTCTTGGGCTATGCCTgtgccgaggaggaggctgccCCAGATGCCACCCAGGATATTATTGACAAGCCCACCTTCACC CCGACTACCCTCAAGGCCCCCTTCCTCGAGCAATTCACCGAGGGCTGGGAGTCCCGGTGGAAGGCCTCCAACGCCAAGAAGGATGACCCCAAGTCGGATGAGGACTGGGCCTACGTCGGCGAGTGGGCCGTCGAGGAGCCGACCGTCCTGAAGGGAATGGAGGGTGACAAGGGCCTGGTCGTCAAGAACGCCGCTGCCCACCacgccatctccgccaagTTCCCCAAGAAGATTGACAACAAGGGAAAGACCCTCGTGGTTCAGTACGAGGTGAAGCCGCAGA ACTCTCTGGTCTGCGGTGGCGCCTACCTGAAGCTCCTTcaggagaacaagaagctCCACCAGGAGGAGTTCTCCAACGGTACTCCCTACGTGATCATGTTCGGTCCCGACAAGTGCGGTGCCACCAACAAGGTCCACTTCATCTTCCGTCACAAGAACCCCAAGACCGGCGAGTACGAGGAGAAGCACCTGAAGACCCCTCCCGTCGCCCGTACCTCCAAGGTCACCTCCCTGTACACTCTGATCGTCAAGCCCGACCAGACCTTTGAGATCCTGGTCAACGGCGAGTCCGTCTCCGAGGGTAACCTCCTCGAGCACTTCACCCCGTCCGTCAAcccggagaaggagattgatgaccccaaggacaagaagcCCGCCGACTGGGTTGACGAGGCCCAGATCCCGGACCCGGAGGCGACCAAGCCCGAGGACTGGGATGAGGAGGCTCCCTTCGAGAttgtcgacgaggaggccaCCATGCCCGAGGACTGGCTGGTGGACGAGCCCTCCAGCATCCCCGACcccgaggccgagaagcccgaggactgggatgaggaggaggatggcgactGGATCCCACCCACCGTCCCCAACCCCAAGTGCAGCGAGAACTCTGGCTGCGGCGTGTGGACTGCCCCCATGATCAAGAACCCCGAGTACAAGGGCAAGTGGGCCGCGCCTCTGATCGAGAACCCGGCCTACAAGGGCGTCTGGGCGCCGCGCAAGATCGCCAACCCCGGCTACTTTGAGGACAAGGCCCCGGCCAACTTCGAGCCCATGGGCGCCATTGGCTTCGAGATCTGGACCATGCAGAACGACATCCTGTTCGACAACATCTACGTGGGCCACTCCGTCGAGgatgccgagaagctccGCAAGGAGACCTTCGACGTCAAGTTCCCCAtcgaggaggctgaggaggaggccaCCCGGCCCAAGCCCGAGACCCCCGAGGCTGAGGGCCCCAGCGTCAGCTTCAAGGAGGACCCCGTCAACTTCGTCCTCCAGAAGGTCGACCAGTTCGTggctctggccaaggagaaccccgtcgaggccgtcaaggccgTGCCCGAGGTGGCCGGTGGCCTGATTGCCATCCTGGCGACCatggtcttcatcatcgtgAGCGCCATTggcgccagcagcccggcTCCGGCCccggccaagaaggacaagcaggccggcggcaaggagaaggcggatgccaccagctcctccgccgacaCTGGCAAGAGCGGTGCGACCAAGCGCTCCACGCGGTCGTCTGCCGAGTAA
- a CDS encoding uncharacterized protein (ID:PFLUO_008859-T1.cds;~source:funannotate), translated as MAFPDTLSLAGKVAIITGSSRETGIGAGIAFALARNGARVTINHVADASASRAAGVAQQILDEGGDAAVIQADVTTVEGARKLVDGTLAAFGVDHVDIVVNNAAAGTPHSALQATRTSLDAIFSSIVYAPLFVLQAAIPHMPRGGRVINIGSIASKLGMAPVAVYGSAKAALDALTYSMAMELGRQHGVTVNTVAPGPVATGALPKEQAEKIDSMLVPMTRAEMRVGTTADIADAVLLLVSEKSRWITGQVVSVSGGITGG; from the exons ATGGCTTTCCCAGACACCCTCTCTCTAGCTGGCAAAGTCGCTATCATCACAGGCTCTAGCCGGGAAACTGGCATCGGCGCCGGGATCGCCTTCGCGCTGGCTCGTAATGGCGCCCGTGTGACTATTAACCACGTCGCGGATGCTAGCGCCTCGCGCGCAGCGGGCGTTGCGCAGCAGATTCTTGACGAGGGCGGTGATGCGGCTGTCATTCAAGCGGATGTGACGACGGTTGAGGGGGCGCGGAAGTTGGTGGATGGGACTCTTGCTGCGTTTGGGGTGGATCATGTTGATATTGTTG TCAACAACGCTGCAGCCGGCACACCCCACAGCGCCCTGCAAGCAACGAGGACATCCCTCGACGCCATATTCTCCTCGATAGTATATGCGCCGTTGTTCGTATTGCAAGCTGCTATCCCACACATGCCCCGCGGCGGGCGGGTGATCAACATCGGCTCCATTGCCTCCAAGCTGGGCATGGCGCCCGTGGCCGTGTACGGGTCCGCCAAGGCAGCCCTCGACGCGCTGACGTATTCAATGGCCATGGAACTGGGTCGCCAGCATGGCGTGACTGTCAACACTGTCGCACCGGGCCCTGTTGCCACGGGTGCTTTGCCGAAAGAGCAAGCGGAGAAGATTGATAGTATGCTCGTCCCTATGACGAGGGCGGAGATGCGGGTTGGGACCACCGCTGATATTGCGGATGCGGTGCTGCTTTTGGTGTCAGAGAAGAGTCGCTGGATTACGGGGCAGGTTGTTTCGGTTAGTGGTGGTATCACGGGTGGTTAA
- a CDS encoding uncharacterized protein (ID:PFLUO_008858-T1.cds;~source:funannotate): MEPDNGLVFVNVAHPDEIHAKDTQRTIRKRVMRDIGRSRRRQKRIPALTFAWQPTSISPTVSLESSPLPVELDPRARELIHFMHAEADYQYRPFRTVWFTMSLLDHSAFKLAMANAAMFLDEKHNPRTFRYEHCHEALQYYGQCVRQITDRLADPTDCTSEGVVATILGLICHDSYVGTWDRWAYHIRGLERIFRIRGGLHGLNGDLLLFAYWFDVMGSVVQDSPPRLSGYPSPSCIPNARRDAPFKRILSEVYVHSEDLALAINRLAAVSDFVNAYYHRPRFWKQEDDLSSLSMLGPATHILLSLPRFDASDNSNCFEFVHEMTRLALLILLAGLKRAYALAAAEMGLLQSKLSRLLRGDVAVCKSGLL, translated from the exons ATGGAGCCCGATAACGGTCTTGTCTTCGTGAATGTGGCCCATCCCGATGAAATCCATGCCAAGGACACGCAGCGAACCATCCGGAAGCGCGTCATGCGCGACATTGGTCGCTCGCGACGAAGGCAGAAGCGCATCCCAGCCCTGACCTTCGCCTGGCAACCGACCAGTATCTCTCCTACTGTATCTCTAGAATCAAGTCCGTTGCCAGTGGAGCTCGATCCGCGAGCTCGCGAACTGATTCATTTCA TGCACGCCGAAGCCGACTATCAATATCGCCCATTCCGAACAGTCTGGTTCACCATGTCTCTGCTCGACCATAGCGCCTTCAAGCTGGCCATGGCCAACGCGGCTATGTTTCTGGATGAGAAGCACAACCCCCGCACCTTCCGCTACGAGCACTGCCATGAAGCGCTGCAGTACTATGGCCAGTGTGTTCGCCAGATCACCGACCGGCTTGCAGATCCAACAGACTGCACCAGCGAGGGCGTTGTCGCCACAATTCTCGGACTGATCTGCCACGAT TCATACGTGGGCACATGGGATCGCTGGGCGTATCATATTCGTGGCCTGGAGCGAATATTCCGGATCCGAGGCGGGCTTCACGGTCTGAATggggatcttcttctcttcgctTACTGGTTCGATGTTATGGGCTCGGTTGTTCAGGACAGTCCGCCGCGTCTATCTGGATatccttctccttcttgcaTTCCAAATGCACGGCGGGACGCACCCTTCAAACGCATACTCAGTGAAGTATACGTGCACTCTGAGGACCTCGCGCTCGCCATCAACCGACTCGCTGCGGTGTCTGATTTTGTGAATGCCTATTACCATCGGCCCCGGTTCTGGAAACAGGAAGATGATCTCAGTTCTCTCAGCATGCTGGGTCCGGCTACTCATATATTACTGTCCTTGCCACGATTTGATGCCTCCGACAACTCAAACTGTTTTGAATTTGTTCATGAAATGACCCGTCTTGCTTTGCTGATCTTGCTGGCGGGATTGAAAAGAGCTTATGCGTTGGCAGCAGCGGAGATGGGATTGCTGCAGAGCAAATTGTCTCGTCTGCTTCGTGGAGACGTGGCCG TCTGCAAGTCTGGACTCTTGTGA